Part of the Desulfobaccales bacterium genome is shown below.
CCAATAAGGGGTTGGGGGAGAGGGCTTGGGAGTGGGGGCAGGGGTCTGCGACCCCTGGCCCCCTCTCCCAACCCAAGTCTCAACTTCCGCGCAGGAGGCGGGTATGAAGGTCTTTGTCACTGGGGGCACCGGGTTTGTGGGAGGTTTTCTCTGTCGTTTTTTGGCGGCGGCCGGCCATGAGGTGACCATCCTCACCCGGCGGGCGGCGCCGGAGGAAGGCTTCCATTACCTCACCGGGGACCCCACCCGGGAGGGTCCCTGGATGGCGGCGGTGCCCGAGCATGACTGGGTCATCAATCTGGCGGGGGCTTCCATCTTCGCCCACTGGACCGAGGAAAAGAAGAAAGTCATCCATGACAGCCGCATCCTCACCACCCGCAACCTGGTGAAAGCCCTGGCGGCGGGGGATCGGCGGCAGCTCTTCTGCAGCACTTCGGCGCCGGGGTATTTTGGCAACCGGGGAGAGGAGATCCTCACGGAAGACTCGCCGCCGGGGGACGGTTTTTTGGGGGACGTGGCCCTGGAATGGGAGGAAGAGGCCTTAAAAGCCCGGGAGCTGGGCCTAAGAGTGGTGATTACCCGCTTCGGTCTGGTATTGGGGCGGGGCGGGGGCATTCTGGGCACCCTGGAGCCCGCCTTCAAGGCCTTTGTGGGGGGGCCGGCAGGGGACGGCCGCCAGTGGATGCCCTGGATCCACCACGAGGACCTGTGCCGGGCCTACCTCTTCGTGGCGGAGCACCCGGAGATCTCCGGGCCGGTGCACTTCTGTGCCCCCAACCCGGTGCGCAACTGGGACTTCGCCAAGGCCCTGGGCCGGGCTTTGGGCCGTCCCAGCTTCCTCACGGCGCCCGCCTTCATGCTCCGTCTGGTCTTGGGGGAGCTGGCCGAGGCGGTCCTCACCGGCCAGCGCATGGTCCCCCAGAAGCTCCAGGCGGCGGGCTTTGAGTTCCGCTATCCCACTCTGGAGCAGGCCCTGGCGGCCATTTACGGGACCTGAGACCGGCCGTGGGGTGAGGGGCTTGCAAGCCGCCGGTGGCCCTGAGACCTTCAGGGGACCGGCGGCCCCATCTTAATACAGAGCCGACCGGCAAGCTGCCTCAGGGAGCGGAGTGCGGGCAGGCGGCTCCGGCAGCGGTGATGCCGCCTTCCCCGCCGGCCCTCACGGCTTGAACTGAAAGCCCACGGGGAGGTCGTCCGCCCGCTTTTTCAATTCCTTCAGCAGCTCGTCCAGCTCCTCCTGGAGTCTCTTGTAAGCCTCCCCGCCGGCGAACTTCAGCTCCTGAAGCTTGCGCCGGGCGGTCTTCATCCTGGGTTCCAGGGCCTTGAGCTGCTCTGTCACCCGGGCCTTGAGCTCCGGAGAGAGCTTTTCCAGCCGCTCCTGCATGTCGGCCACCAGCCGCTGCACTTCCTGCAGTTGGGCCTCCGCCTGCCGGAGATAGTCCTCCCGCCCCAGGGGCTGGGCCCTGAGCTCCGGGGTAACAGGCTTGCTTTCCCTGAGCGCGGGTTCCCGGGGGGCGGCTGCCTTGGGGGCGGGTTCCTCCCCCCGGCCACAGCCCCACAGCAGTAATAACAGCAGCATCGGCCACAGCAGACTCCACTTTCTCATACGCTCATGCCCTCTGAGTCATTGTGAAAATAGGCACAGACATCGAGGCCAGCCTAATAAATCCCGGGGGATTTGGCAAGAGGGGGATTGCCCTCAAGGCGGTTCAAGGGGAGGTGGGAGGAGTGTCGGAGCCTGCCGACGGCGCCGGACCGGCCGGAGCCGTCGGGGGGCAGGTGTCTTCGGAGACGCCCGGCGCTTCGCCGAAGAGCAGGGCCAAGCGGATGGTGACGGTGGTGCCCACCCCCACCTGGCTGTCCAGGGTGATGACCCCTCGGTGCTCATCCACAATCTGGCGCACAAAGACCATGCCCAGGCCGGTGCCGCCGATCTTGGTGGTGTAAAAGGGCACAAAGACCTTGTCCACCACGTCCGGCGGCATGCCCCGACCGGTATCCTTGATCACGATGACGGCGTAGTGTTTCTCCACGGAGGTCTTGACGGTGATGGTGCCGTGGGGGCTGGTGGCCTCGATGGCGTTCCGGAGGA
Proteins encoded:
- a CDS encoding TIGR01777 family oxidoreductase — protein: MKVFVTGGTGFVGGFLCRFLAAAGHEVTILTRRAAPEEGFHYLTGDPTREGPWMAAVPEHDWVINLAGASIFAHWTEEKKKVIHDSRILTTRNLVKALAAGDRRQLFCSTSAPGYFGNRGEEILTEDSPPGDGFLGDVALEWEEEALKARELGLRVVITRFGLVLGRGGGILGTLEPAFKAFVGGPAGDGRQWMPWIHHEDLCRAYLFVAEHPEISGPVHFCAPNPVRNWDFAKALGRALGRPSFLTAPAFMLRLVLGELAEAVLTGQRMVPQKLQAAGFEFRYPTLEQALAAIYGT